From Methanomassiliicoccales archaeon, one genomic window encodes:
- a CDS encoding YbaN family protein has product MSEPSRWKSGFWIGIGTISLAIGIMGIIIPLLPTTPFLLFAAFCYSRGSRKLHTLILRHKYLGAYIRAYEKGEGISYSVKATSLLLLWGAMSITIVFFIDEVIIMILIVLIGLAISAHILLLRAN; this is encoded by the coding sequence ATGTCAGAACCGAGTCGGTGGAAAAGTGGATTCTGGATCGGAATAGGTACGATTTCTCTCGCCATCGGAATTATGGGCATCATTATACCGTTGCTCCCCACAACTCCTTTCCTTCTTTTCGCGGCCTTTTGCTATTCTCGGGGATCCAGAAAACTTCATACTTTGATTCTACGGCACAAATATTTGGGGGCTTACATAAGAGCTTATGAAAAAGGCGAGGGAATCAGCTATTCCGTCAAGGCGACCAGCTTGTTATTGCTTTGGGGGGCAATGTCCATAACCATTGTCTTCTTCATCGATGAAGTTATTATAATGATCTTAATCGTCCTGATTGGTCTAGCTATCTCTGCACATATTCTCCTCTTGAGGGCAAACTAA
- a CDS encoding KEOPS complex subunit Pcc1: MQLRCRLVFEYETEDHAKNIARSVSLDNGKFAEAEVRGRELIIDVKSHSAPSMLNTLEDLLSCLRVAEQTVRIGSGPDPLPNLDS; this comes from the coding sequence ATGCAGTTGCGATGCAGGTTGGTTTTCGAGTACGAGACTGAGGACCATGCTAAGAACATCGCTCGATCCGTCTCATTGGACAACGGGAAATTCGCCGAGGCGGAAGTAAGAGGCCGGGAATTGATCATTGACGTCAAGTCGCACTCGGCACCATCAATGCTCAACACTTTAGAGGATCTTTTGTCATGTCTTAGGGTGGCGGAGCAAACGGTGAGAATCGGCTCAGGCCCTGACCCCCTCCCTAACCTTGACAGCTAG
- a CDS encoding phytoene/squalene synthase family protein, translating into MVEQELHAIFKKGSKTYFYSTMFFPREVKDDIFRLYSFVRVADDLVDVIPQNRAGFLEFCERYRRALKGEPANDLVIDSFVDLSLRKGFEAEWAEAFLRSMEMDLHVRSYRTLDDLKVYLYGSAEVIGLFMSRIMGLTKAADHYARMLGRAMQYINFIRDINEDLTLGRQYFPEESLQEFGLPSLKEEHARADPKAFRRFIRAQLCQYCKWQGEALRGFHFIPWKYRLPIMTASDMYNFTAMRIMRDPFVVYRKKVKPSIPRIMTGYALNRLSRPQHGQEISCIAD; encoded by the coding sequence ATGGTCGAGCAGGAACTTCATGCCATATTCAAGAAAGGCTCGAAGACTTATTTCTACAGCACTATGTTCTTCCCTCGTGAGGTGAAGGATGACATCTTTCGTCTATATTCATTCGTGAGGGTGGCGGATGATCTGGTCGATGTCATTCCGCAGAATAGAGCTGGTTTCTTAGAATTTTGCGAAAGGTATAGGCGTGCCCTGAAGGGAGAGCCGGCAAATGATCTGGTGATCGATTCATTCGTGGATCTATCGCTTAGGAAAGGGTTTGAGGCAGAGTGGGCAGAGGCGTTCTTGCGCTCCATGGAAATGGACTTGCATGTGAGAAGCTACCGCACACTGGATGACCTCAAGGTGTATCTCTACGGGAGTGCTGAGGTCATAGGCCTCTTCATGTCTCGCATAATGGGGCTGACCAAAGCTGCGGATCATTACGCTCGAATGCTAGGCCGAGCTATGCAGTATATCAATTTCATAAGAGACATAAATGAGGACCTGACATTGGGCCGACAATATTTTCCCGAGGAATCTCTCCAAGAGTTCGGCCTACCGTCGCTAAAAGAAGAGCATGCTCGCGCCGATCCCAAAGCCTTCCGCCGCTTCATCCGCGCCCAGCTTTGCCAATATTGCAAGTGGCAGGGGGAGGCTTTGCGCGGCTTTCACTTCATACCTTGGAAATATAGGCTGCCAATAATGACCGCCTCCGACATGTACAACTTCACTGCCATGAGAATAATGAGAGATCCGTTTGTGGTTTACCGTAAGAAGGTGAAGCCCTCCATTCCAAGAATCATGACTGGATATGCTTTAAATCGACTCTCTAGGCCACAACATGGCCAGGAGATAAGCTGCATAGCAGATTGA
- a CDS encoding aldehyde dehydrogenase family protein, with the protein MPFVHENTWGSFASRNAEEELHAKFENAVDTLLEEIRCKRTKFFNRVGEERREAISYFDSFSPIDIDLVMGRFPLGTCEDVEEAVKAAARAFNDWRRTDLKERIRILRKAADIIRKEKFKIAALLTLANGKVRREAIGEVDMGVDYIEYYTHEMERNNGYNRQMPSPSANEDASNVFLPYGPWAVICPFNFPFGISMTMIVGTLLTGNTAIIKPSSINPVVCHALYDVLIRAGVPEGVLNLITGPGNTVGETLIKHEQIQGVVFTGSKDVGYAILKHISDREYPIPVILELGGKNAAIISDKADLQKAVRGVVSSAFGYSGQKCVACSRAYIHSTIFDSFVEMLIRETESFKVDDPRLRHARTGPLINEEALRKFEHAVSQAVKDGKILTGGHRRVEGSLSKGWYVEPTVVAGLNDSHDLVKTELFLPFLCVQEYRSLEDAVRRANAVPYGLTAGIYSEDKKEVDYFLDNIQSGMVFVNGIRGATNGAIIGTHSFGGWKGSGSTGRGSGDIYYLMQFMRQQGRAIGR; encoded by the coding sequence ATGCCCTTCGTTCATGAGAACACCTGGGGAAGCTTCGCCTCACGAAATGCTGAAGAAGAGCTACATGCGAAATTTGAGAATGCTGTCGATACTTTATTGGAAGAAATCCGTTGCAAGCGTACTAAATTCTTCAACCGCGTTGGAGAGGAGAGAAGAGAAGCAATTTCATATTTTGATTCATTTAGTCCAATCGACATCGATCTTGTGATGGGAAGATTTCCACTAGGCACATGCGAAGATGTAGAAGAGGCTGTGAAAGCGGCCGCGCGCGCCTTCAACGATTGGAGACGCACCGATTTGAAAGAGAGAATTCGAATTTTGCGGAAAGCTGCGGATATCATCCGTAAAGAGAAGTTCAAAATCGCTGCACTTTTAACTTTGGCCAATGGGAAGGTTCGAAGAGAGGCCATTGGTGAGGTGGACATGGGGGTGGATTACATCGAATATTACACTCACGAAATGGAAAGGAACAATGGGTACAATCGTCAAATGCCTTCCCCGTCTGCTAACGAGGACGCTAGTAATGTGTTCCTTCCTTATGGTCCATGGGCTGTGATATGCCCCTTCAATTTTCCCTTTGGCATATCCATGACGATGATAGTAGGAACCTTGCTCACCGGGAACACCGCCATCATCAAACCCTCTTCCATAAACCCAGTGGTCTGCCATGCATTATACGACGTTCTTATTCGAGCAGGAGTTCCCGAAGGAGTATTGAACTTGATTACAGGTCCTGGCAATACAGTGGGGGAAACGCTAATCAAGCACGAGCAAATCCAAGGCGTGGTATTCACAGGCTCCAAGGATGTAGGCTATGCCATACTCAAACATATTTCTGATAGGGAATACCCCATCCCAGTCATCCTGGAACTAGGAGGCAAGAATGCCGCGATAATTTCTGACAAAGCGGATCTGCAAAAAGCAGTACGTGGTGTGGTCTCATCGGCGTTTGGATATAGCGGTCAGAAATGCGTGGCCTGCTCGCGCGCATATATCCATTCCACTATATTCGATAGTTTTGTTGAGATGCTCATTAGGGAGACAGAATCGTTCAAGGTTGACGACCCGCGCCTGCGACATGCCCGAACGGGGCCCTTGATAAACGAGGAGGCTTTAAGGAAATTCGAGCATGCGGTCTCTCAGGCTGTAAAAGATGGGAAAATATTGACGGGAGGACATAGGCGGGTGGAGGGGTCGTTGTCCAAAGGATGGTATGTCGAGCCCACCGTGGTAGCGGGGCTGAATGATTCTCACGATCTAGTTAAGACGGAGCTTTTCCTGCCCTTCCTTTGCGTGCAAGAATATCGGTCGTTAGAAGATGCCGTGAGGCGGGCCAATGCTGTGCCCTATGGTCTCACCGCTGGCATTTATAGCGAAGATAAAAAGGAAGTGGATTATTTCCTTGATAATATCCAAAGTGGAATGGTCTTTGTCAACGGCATCAGAGGCGCGACGAACGGGGCCATCATCGGAACGCATTCATTTGGAGGGTGGAAGGGGAGCGGTTCTACGGGAAGAGGGTCTGGGGACATATATTATCTGATGCAATTCATGAGGCAGCAGGGAAGAGCGATAGGGCGCTAG
- a CDS encoding nitroreductase family protein, giving the protein MDLVEAIEKRCSVRAFTEEDVPERLIEEMLRLGNLAPSAGNLQSRDFIVVRDKDMKAKLAKAAFGQEFVEKAPVVVVCCANLARVRNYGSRGTDLYCLQDVAASVENMMLFLTSQGYGSCWVGAFDELQVAKLLGIPEKVRPVVLLPLGRPLEPPRKTPRLKMEAIVHREKW; this is encoded by the coding sequence ATGGATTTAGTAGAGGCCATTGAGAAAAGATGTAGCGTGCGCGCTTTCACCGAGGAAGATGTACCAGAAAGATTGATTGAGGAGATGTTGAGATTGGGCAACCTGGCCCCCTCTGCGGGCAATCTCCAGTCCCGAGATTTCATAGTGGTTCGCGATAAGGATATGAAAGCGAAGTTGGCCAAGGCGGCATTCGGTCAGGAATTCGTGGAGAAGGCCCCAGTGGTCGTGGTATGCTGCGCTAACCTAGCACGAGTGAGGAATTATGGTTCTAGAGGAACGGATCTATATTGTCTGCAGGATGTGGCCGCCAGCGTGGAAAACATGATGTTATTCTTGACCTCCCAGGGATACGGTTCATGCTGGGTAGGGGCATTCGACGAACTGCAAGTGGCCAAGCTCCTTGGTATTCCTGAGAAGGTAAGACCGGTAGTCCTTCTACCATTGGGACGTCCTTTGGAGCCTCCACGAAAGACACCTCGTCTCAAAATGGAGGCGATCGTCCATCGAGAGAAATGGTGA
- a CDS encoding prenyltransferase: MPSLEALRFAFKVSRFRFWIYTGGTYVVGFALGASSLEIFFNPWYYAYLFYFFFPANLFIYGVNDLWDEETDRRNPKKDVKEVRLDISHRRSLIIIVLTVLVLSLILMLFQDWMERLLMSSFLLLSYFYSAPPLRFKGVPFLDSASNFLYIMPGIFGYYLASEELPSLLIMLGGFAHVYAMHLFSAIPDIKYDKEAGIRTGAVLLGERRSLALCAIWWSILAAIVIFLAQFHPLSFLSLTYPAFPVALLVFKDLKIERAYWLLPYVNTLLGGLLWISLVWPLIF, encoded by the coding sequence ATGCCTTCGCTCGAGGCGCTTAGGTTCGCTTTCAAGGTCTCCCGATTCCGTTTCTGGATCTATACTGGAGGAACGTACGTAGTTGGCTTTGCACTAGGGGCATCCTCTTTAGAAATTTTCTTCAACCCCTGGTATTATGCATATTTGTTCTATTTCTTCTTCCCTGCCAACCTTTTCATCTATGGCGTTAACGATTTATGGGATGAGGAAACGGATAGAAGGAATCCTAAAAAAGATGTCAAAGAGGTTCGATTGGACATAAGCCATAGACGTTCATTGATAATCATCGTTCTTACAGTATTGGTTTTATCGCTCATTCTCATGCTCTTTCAGGACTGGATGGAAAGATTGTTGATGAGCTCTTTTCTATTGCTCTCCTATTTCTATTCAGCGCCCCCCCTCAGATTCAAAGGGGTACCTTTCCTTGACTCCGCCTCTAATTTCTTATACATCATGCCGGGGATTTTCGGATATTACTTGGCCTCAGAGGAGCTACCTTCGCTCTTGATAATGCTCGGGGGCTTTGCTCATGTGTACGCCATGCATCTGTTCTCAGCCATTCCTGACATCAAGTATGATAAAGAGGCGGGAATCCGCACAGGCGCGGTTCTCTTGGGGGAGCGAAGATCTTTGGCCCTTTGCGCCATATGGTGGTCTATATTGGCCGCCATAGTCATCTTCTTAGCTCAATTCCATCCCCTCTCGTTCTTATCATTGACCTATCCTGCGTTTCCCGTGGCTCTTTTGGTCTTTAAAGATTTGAAGATAGAACGCGCTTATTGGCTCCTCCCCTATGTCAACACTCTTCTTGGTGGCCTACTCTGGATAAGCCTGGTTTGGCCATTGATTTTTTGA
- a CDS encoding tRNA (N(6)-L-threonylcarbamoyladenosine(37)-C(2))-methylthiotransferase, producing the protein MKACVETYGCTMNQGEGRDLQRRLAQLGYEIVGVPEDADIAVINTCVVIKATELKILKRLRYLDKQKKKLVITGCMASVMSDELFKEFPRALILSPRNYDSFENEIMTKFGDFRHQAKNYDDHPLTAIVPIAQGCLGNCSYCITKKARGGLDSRPMEMIEEEVLAAIKAGSKEILLTAQDTASYGRDIGTDLPELLHRITRIPGDFKVRVGMMNPDTLRSIMKPLMLAFHNPKVYKFLHLPVQTGSDRLLSRMNRRYSVREFEQQVWLFRSEISGLTLSTDIIVGFPGETDEDHAASMDLMRRIRPNIVNITRFSPRPGTSAAAFKEQVVSRIAKERSRQLARLRFQIASEENASKIGEKLTAVAVEEGKNGTTIFRDDRYIPIVVTNRLPLGSKCNLLITGSAPTHLWGKIID; encoded by the coding sequence GTGAAGGCTTGCGTCGAGACCTACGGTTGCACCATGAATCAGGGTGAGGGTCGTGACCTCCAGCGCCGCCTGGCTCAATTAGGCTATGAAATAGTCGGAGTGCCTGAGGATGCGGATATAGCAGTGATTAACACGTGCGTGGTGATTAAAGCGACAGAACTCAAGATATTGAAGCGATTGAGATACCTCGATAAACAAAAAAAGAAGCTAGTTATCACTGGCTGCATGGCTTCGGTGATGTCCGATGAGCTTTTCAAAGAATTTCCAAGAGCTTTGATTCTATCCCCAAGGAATTATGATAGCTTCGAAAATGAAATCATGACTAAGTTCGGAGATTTTCGCCATCAGGCGAAAAATTATGACGATCATCCCCTGACCGCTATCGTCCCTATTGCCCAAGGATGCTTGGGGAATTGTTCTTATTGTATTACTAAAAAAGCACGGGGAGGGTTGGACAGCCGACCTATGGAAATGATCGAAGAGGAAGTTCTCGCTGCAATCAAAGCAGGAAGCAAAGAGATCCTGCTCACAGCGCAGGACACCGCAAGTTATGGGCGTGATATCGGAACTGATCTGCCTGAGCTACTTCATCGCATCACCCGCATCCCAGGAGATTTTAAGGTTCGTGTGGGGATGATGAACCCTGATACCTTGCGCAGCATAATGAAACCTTTAATGCTGGCCTTCCATAACCCAAAAGTCTATAAGTTCTTACATCTCCCGGTGCAGACTGGATCTGACAGATTGCTAAGTCGAATGAATCGTAGATACAGCGTACGTGAATTCGAGCAGCAGGTATGGTTATTCCGCTCTGAAATATCAGGGTTGACTCTTTCCACGGATATCATCGTCGGATTTCCTGGTGAGACTGATGAGGATCATGCCGCTAGCATGGATTTGATGCGAAGGATCCGTCCCAACATCGTCAACATCACTAGATTCTCACCCCGGCCTGGTACCAGCGCAGCGGCGTTCAAAGAACAGGTGGTGAGCCGTATCGCCAAGGAGCGTTCGCGTCAGCTGGCTCGATTGCGCTTCCAGATCGCCAGCGAGGAGAACGCGTCCAAGATCGGCGAGAAACTTACGGCTGTGGCCGTGGAAGAAGGCAAGAACGGAACCACGATATTCAGAGATGACCGTTATATTCCCATAGTCGTAACGAATCGCCTACCACTTGGCTCAAAGTGCAATCTGCTCATAACGGGAAGCGCCCCTACTCACTTGTGGGGCAAGATCATAGATTGA
- the crtI gene encoding phytoene desaturase family protein, translated as MDIKVIGAGFGGLSAAALLAKEGHKVQVFEKNEMVGGRASYHSDKGFTFDMGPSWYLMPDVFERFYANFKKKPEDLFYLYRLDPSYRIFFDGGKVIDIHAELEKNFKLFDELETNGADKLRRYLASAKEIYELAVRDLLYRDYRRFTDLLDTKLITQGRKVPVFKSLESFVNEHFQSDEARKIVEYSIGFLGGSPKNTPALYHIMSHIDFNLGVWYPAGGMRKVASTVADLAQSFGAEIRLNEEVERINVKDRKVEGITTIRDTYRTDSVVVNADYAHSELKMLKPEYRTYDERYWEKRTLAPSAFVAYVGVDTQFKELAHHTLFLEKDWAEGFDVIFDKSKAAWPENPSYYVNVPSRTDLTAAPKGCDALFILVPLSSYIDDTEALRDKFYLKILKRLGSTIGDDIIGHVVTKRIFCIKDFAARYNAFKGTALGLTHTIRQTALFRPSHSSKKVKNLFYTGQYCHPGIGVPMTLISSTIVANEIAQSLGRK; from the coding sequence TTGGACATTAAAGTAATCGGCGCTGGCTTCGGAGGTCTTTCTGCAGCCGCGCTATTGGCCAAAGAAGGGCATAAGGTTCAGGTATTTGAGAAGAACGAGATGGTGGGAGGCAGGGCCTCATATCATAGTGATAAAGGCTTCACTTTTGACATGGGGCCATCTTGGTATCTTATGCCAGATGTGTTCGAAAGGTTCTATGCGAATTTCAAGAAGAAGCCTGAGGATTTGTTCTATCTCTATCGGTTAGATCCATCATATCGTATTTTCTTTGATGGAGGAAAAGTAATCGATATTCATGCCGAGCTGGAGAAGAATTTCAAACTTTTCGATGAGTTGGAGACAAACGGTGCTGATAAGCTCCGTAGATATCTGGCTTCAGCCAAGGAGATCTATGAGCTCGCCGTAAGGGATCTCTTATATCGAGACTATCGGCGTTTCACCGACCTGCTAGACACGAAGCTCATAACCCAAGGACGGAAAGTCCCGGTCTTCAAGTCCTTAGAGTCATTCGTGAACGAGCATTTTCAAAGTGATGAGGCGCGAAAGATAGTCGAATACAGTATCGGATTCTTAGGAGGGAGCCCCAAGAACACACCCGCTCTCTATCATATAATGTCTCATATAGATTTCAATCTCGGTGTTTGGTATCCGGCCGGGGGAATGCGTAAGGTCGCATCCACCGTGGCAGACTTGGCTCAAAGTTTTGGAGCGGAGATTCGCCTCAATGAAGAAGTGGAAAGAATTAATGTTAAGGACAGAAAGGTCGAGGGGATCACCACAATAAGGGATACATATCGTACAGATTCTGTGGTGGTGAACGCGGATTATGCCCATTCGGAATTGAAAATGCTCAAGCCAGAGTATCGTACTTATGATGAGAGATATTGGGAGAAAAGGACCCTGGCTCCATCGGCATTCGTAGCCTATGTAGGGGTGGACACACAATTCAAGGAATTGGCACATCACACACTCTTCCTTGAGAAGGATTGGGCGGAAGGGTTCGATGTAATCTTCGACAAATCTAAAGCGGCCTGGCCTGAGAACCCTTCCTATTATGTAAATGTGCCATCTCGAACAGATCTAACGGCAGCCCCTAAAGGTTGCGATGCCTTATTTATTCTCGTTCCTTTATCATCTTATATTGATGACACCGAAGCCTTAAGGGATAAATTCTATTTGAAAATCCTTAAGCGGTTGGGGAGCACGATAGGAGACGACATAATAGGCCACGTGGTCACCAAGAGGATCTTTTGCATCAAGGATTTCGCTGCTCGGTATAATGCTTTCAAGGGAACCGCTTTAGGATTGACCCATACCATTCGGCAAACGGCTTTATTCCGGCCATCCCACTCCTCGAAGAAGGTAAAGAATCTATTCTACACTGGCCAATATTGTCATCCGGGAATAGGAGTTCCTATGACGTTGATATCCTCCACCATCGTGGCCAATGAGATAGCCCAGTCCTTAGGGAGGAAATAG
- the tgtA gene encoding tRNA guanosine(15) transglycosylase TgtA produces LPVVNPRFTMISPRRLKEMGFNALITNSYIIRNDPAMRERALSEGLHSMLDYDGVIMTDSGTFQSHMYGEVEVSNAEIVSFQRQVGSDIGTVLDIFSEPEWGHDRAAQAVKTTLERTAEAAEIKGKMLLAGVVQGSTFADLRTACAKGLSRLPVDIFPIGGVVPLMERYRFSELIDIIVASKMGLSPDRPVHLFGAGHPMIFSLAILLGCDMFDSASYAKFAKDGRMMFPEGTYHLEDMKGLDCNCPACQNHTIDSLMELPEDERMEVLALHNLYISKKEIERCKRALLEGSLWELVEQRCRAHPALLDALRTIARYKSYLERYEPLSREGAFFYTGPESLDRPAALRYEKRYFERYQRPAEAEIAIVFEEGERPYSRHYSQEITQLSQLSNIHFLIMSPFGPVPLELDEIYPISQSVFPRITDLVMNDRIRLLMERFSHVHQYGLSILYEGESTLQMVSSLGDKGKAIDFDLARVRAVADYQFGRGAADILLEGRIELTKSKNTDRIRNVSVDGEHVLSMRATDGFFTLRPAGAKRLLAGFAPPRFRVMVDRDSAAFNREGKNVFCQFVKDCDPQLIPMDEAIVVDEEDRLVAIGRVMLVAEEMLQMKKGLAVKVREGVRA; encoded by the coding sequence CTGCCAGTGGTGAACCCGCGCTTTACGATGATATCTCCTCGTCGTCTTAAGGAAATGGGATTCAACGCTCTGATCACCAATTCATACATCATACGTAATGACCCTGCGATGAGAGAAAGAGCCCTTTCAGAGGGGCTCCACAGCATGCTTGATTATGATGGGGTCATCATGACCGATTCCGGTACATTCCAAAGCCACATGTATGGAGAAGTAGAGGTGAGCAATGCGGAAATCGTCAGTTTTCAAAGGCAGGTCGGCAGCGATATTGGCACGGTGCTGGACATCTTTTCCGAGCCTGAATGGGGTCATGATAGAGCGGCCCAGGCTGTAAAGACTACCTTGGAGCGCACCGCAGAAGCTGCCGAGATAAAAGGAAAAATGCTTCTGGCAGGGGTGGTGCAAGGATCCACCTTTGCTGATTTGCGCACCGCGTGCGCCAAAGGTTTGTCCCGCTTACCAGTGGACATCTTTCCCATAGGCGGAGTAGTGCCATTGATGGAAAGATATCGCTTCTCAGAACTGATTGATATCATCGTGGCCTCTAAAATGGGCCTATCACCTGACAGGCCAGTGCATCTCTTCGGTGCAGGTCATCCCATGATATTCTCTCTGGCAATACTACTAGGGTGCGACATGTTCGATTCCGCCTCCTACGCCAAATTCGCCAAAGACGGACGCATGATGTTCCCCGAGGGGACTTACCATCTAGAGGATATGAAGGGACTGGATTGCAACTGCCCTGCCTGTCAAAATCATACCATCGATTCGCTTATGGAGTTGCCAGAAGATGAAAGAATGGAAGTTCTAGCTCTTCACAACCTTTACATTTCGAAAAAAGAGATTGAGAGATGCAAGAGGGCGTTGCTGGAGGGTTCACTGTGGGAGTTGGTGGAACAGCGCTGTCGAGCTCATCCAGCATTACTGGACGCGTTGCGCACAATAGCTCGGTACAAGTCTTATCTGGAAAGATATGAGCCATTGAGCCGCGAGGGAGCCTTTTTTTACACCGGACCAGAATCCTTGGATCGGCCAGCAGCTCTGCGATATGAGAAGAGATATTTCGAGCGATACCAAAGACCTGCTGAGGCCGAGATCGCCATCGTTTTTGAAGAGGGGGAAAGGCCATACTCGCGCCACTATTCCCAAGAGATAACTCAGCTATCGCAACTATCCAACATACATTTCCTCATAATGTCTCCCTTCGGCCCCGTGCCATTAGAACTGGACGAGATCTATCCTATCTCTCAGTCCGTCTTCCCCCGAATAACCGATCTAGTAATGAATGATAGAATCCGCCTTCTGATGGAGCGCTTCTCTCATGTGCACCAATATGGGCTCTCGATTTTATATGAAGGGGAGAGCACTCTGCAGATGGTATCTTCTCTGGGTGATAAAGGGAAGGCTATCGACTTCGACCTGGCTCGAGTCCGCGCCGTGGCCGATTACCAATTCGGAAGAGGGGCTGCTGACATTCTTCTGGAAGGTCGGATAGAGCTGACAAAGTCCAAGAACACTGACCGCATTAGAAATGTGTCTGTTGATGGAGAACATGTCCTCTCGATGAGGGCCACGGATGGTTTTTTCACCCTTCGCCCGGCCGGTGCCAAAAGGCTTCTGGCAGGATTCGCGCCACCTAGATTTAGGGTAATGGTGGATAGGGACAGCGCCGCATTTAACCGGGAAGGAAAGAACGTTTTCTGCCAATTCGTGAAGGATTGCGACCCGCAATTGATCCCAATGGATGAAGCAATAGTTGTGGATGAAGAGGATAGGTTGGTAGCGATCGGCCGAGTCATGCTTGTGGCTGAAGAGATGCTTCAGATGAAAAAAGGACTAGCTGTCAAGGTTAGGGAGGGGGTCAGGGCCTGA